A portion of the Desulfurella amilsii genome contains these proteins:
- a CDS encoding DUF523 domain-containing protein, translating into MSAYNGSSKKDNFVVSLSKYFDFIPFCHEDAILSHPIESMRLVLDKDGKIHAIGNKTKNNYTESILNYYANAAKTAKNNFADLYLLQNLQAVVCSKPNYI; encoded by the coding sequence TTGAGTGCATATAACGGTTCTTCAAAAAAAGATAACTTTGTAGTTAGCCTGTCAAAATATTTTGATTTTATACCATTTTGCCATGAAGATGCTATATTGTCCCACCCAATAGAATCTATGAGGCTTGTTTTGGACAAAGATGGCAAAATTCATGCTATTGGCAATAAAACAAAGAACAATTATACAGAAAGTATTCTCAATTACTATGCTAATGCTGCAAAAACAGCCAAAAATAATTTTGCGGATTTATATTTGCTTCAAAATCTCCAAGCTGTGGTGTGTTCCAAACCAAATTATATTTAG
- a CDS encoding DUF1722 domain-containing protein: MLLSKSNKNYKKLGQIAPFTNPSFEETLYSYTALFLETMQIKSKRNNVYNTLDHIFGLIKDFLSSNEKTVFLNAPSDFKKGIITLVAINRMFELYIEKYNISYLKTKPFLTSTLKT; encoded by the coding sequence TTGCTTTTATCCAAAAGCAACAAAAATTACAAAAAGTTAGGCCAAATTGCTCCATTTACAAACCCATCTTTTGAGGAAACACTATACTCTTACACCGCACTTTTTTTAGAAACTATGCAAATAAAAAGCAAAAGAAATAATGTGTATAACACACTAGATCACATATTTGGCCTTATTAAAGACTTTTTGTCAAGCAATGAAAAAACAGTATTCTTAAATGCTCCATCAGACTTTAAAAAAGGCATTATCACCCTTGTTGCAATAAATAGAATGTTTGAACTCTATATAGAAAAGTACAACATTAGCTATTTAAAAACTAAGCCTTTTTTAACCTCTACCTTAAAGACTTAG
- a CDS encoding methyl-accepting chemotaxis protein: TEVQSSTNSLASSAAQISASSEQVSSNTKEISHATEDTANALSGIARSTEDIRVSSDEAKEITDKMVKEIQLNVEAIRELSNSISKASLDVNDLGEASKKVGDILKIINDITDQINLLALNAAIEAARAGEHGRGFAVVADEIRKLAEKTQKATDEVAAIIKSIQEKTSKVVSVMNQTQSDTQQKADAIAQTQDSVQTVSDKIANVSDQVNSLSAATQELSSTVSELEMQVKEISKAQEENAKAVESISANAQNLKTISDGLLSVVGKFKT; this comes from the coding sequence ACAGAGGTTCAATCTTCCACAAACTCACTTGCATCATCTGCAGCTCAAATCTCTGCATCCAGTGAGCAGGTCTCATCAAACACAAAAGAGATATCACATGCAACAGAAGATACAGCAAACGCCCTATCTGGCATAGCCCGCTCTACAGAAGACATAAGAGTATCTTCCGATGAAGCAAAAGAGATTACAGACAAGATGGTAAAAGAAATCCAGCTCAATGTAGAAGCAATCCGAGAGCTATCCAATTCTATCTCAAAAGCAAGTCTTGATGTAAATGACCTTGGAGAAGCTTCAAAGAAAGTAGGAGACATTCTAAAGATAATAAACGATATAACAGATCAGATAAACCTCCTTGCATTGAACGCTGCCATTGAAGCGGCCCGTGCAGGTGAGCACGGCAGAGGCTTTGCAGTAGTTGCAGATGAGATAAGAAAGCTTGCAGAAAAAACACAAAAAGCTACAGACGAAGTGGCAGCAATCATAAAATCCATACAGGAAAAAACTTCAAAAGTAGTAAGCGTTATGAACCAAACCCAATCAGATACACAACAAAAAGCAGATGCCATTGCCCAAACTCAAGACAGTGTCCAGACAGTATCAGATAAAATCGCCAATGTTTCAGACCAGGTAAACTCCCTATCTGCTGCAACACAGGAGCTTTCTTCTACAGTCTCAGAGCTTGAGATGCAGGTAAAAGAAATCAGCAAAGCTCAAGAAGAAAATGCAAAGGCAGTAGAGTCTATCTCAGCGAATGCCCAAAATCTAAAGACAATATCTGATGGTCTGTTATCTGTTGTAGGTAAGTTTAAGACTTGA